A single window of Syntrophorhabdaceae bacterium DNA harbors:
- a CDS encoding AMP-binding protein yields MEFWNPYTETLPREKLNRIELKYFQDLVTYGKTHSNLYKEKLKGIEVGDIKTFEDIKKVPFTYKEELRKWQENVDPFPYGGLLGVPIEEVSTFRQTSGTTGKPVYVPESYESWQWRIEAWCHILYMAGFRPRHRLFLPFGYNVYVAFWEAHYAAEKLGCEVIPGGALDTKGRVNKIIEMKITAMAGTPTYTLNIAQEAMAMGIDPKSFGIERILGAGEPLPEATRKKIEATYGCKMFDHIGSTETCGFAGMCEAQEGLHMIEPLFLVELLDRETLSKEVAEGEQGVLVVTPLGRHSFPVIRFNTNDVAVKGPSTCSCGRTSQKMMEIVGRVDDITKIRGVLFSPKTVEQLVRSEFPEIIEYELVVTREGIMDKILARIEVDPKLGKTEADAVAARLSERHKIKTNLSCTTKVEPPGTLPRYDLKAKRFKDQRGAH; encoded by the coding sequence ATGGAATTCTGGAATCCTTACACGGAGACGTTGCCGCGGGAGAAGTTGAACAGGATCGAGCTTAAGTACTTTCAGGACCTTGTGACCTACGGTAAAACCCATTCCAACCTCTATAAAGAGAAGTTAAAGGGGATAGAGGTCGGGGACATCAAGACCTTCGAGGATATCAAGAAAGTCCCCTTTACTTACAAAGAAGAGCTTCGGAAGTGGCAGGAGAATGTAGATCCCTTTCCCTACGGCGGACTTTTAGGTGTGCCGATCGAGGAGGTCAGCACTTTCCGGCAGACGAGCGGCACTACGGGCAAGCCCGTCTATGTGCCCGAGTCCTACGAGAGCTGGCAGTGGAGGATCGAGGCCTGGTGCCACATACTTTACATGGCAGGGTTCAGACCCCGTCACCGGCTCTTTCTCCCCTTCGGCTACAATGTCTACGTCGCATTCTGGGAAGCCCATTACGCGGCGGAAAAGCTCGGGTGCGAAGTCATCCCCGGCGGCGCCCTCGATACCAAGGGCAGGGTCAATAAAATCATTGAAATGAAGATAACTGCCATGGCCGGCACCCCGACCTACACGCTGAACATCGCGCAGGAGGCGATGGCCATGGGCATCGACCCGAAATCCTTCGGCATCGAGCGGATATTGGGCGCCGGAGAGCCGCTGCCGGAGGCGACGCGGAAGAAAATAGAAGCGACTTACGGATGCAAGATGTTCGACCACATAGGCTCCACCGAGACCTGCGGGTTTGCGGGCATGTGCGAGGCCCAGGAAGGACTTCACATGATAGAGCCCCTCTTCCTCGTCGAGCTCCTCGACCGCGAGACCCTCTCGAAAGAGGTGGCGGAAGGCGAGCAGGGCGTGCTCGTGGTAACCCCGCTGGGACGCCATTCCTTCCCGGTGATCAGGTTCAATACGAATGACGTGGCAGTGAAGGGCCCCTCCACCTGCTCCTGCGGCAGGACATCTCAAAAGATGATGGAGATAGTCGGCAGGGTCGACGACATTACGAAGATCCGGGGAGTCCTCTTCTCTCCCAAGACCGTGGAGCAGTTGGTCAGGTCCGAGTTTCCGGAAATTATCGAGTATGAGCTCGTAGTGACCCGGGAGGGTATCATGGACAAGATACTCGCCAGGATCGAAGTGGACCCGAAGCTTGGAAAGACGGAGGCGGACGCCGTTGCCGCGAGACTGTCGGAACGACACAAGATAAAGACGAACCTGTCGTGCACCACGAAAGTCGAGCCCCCGGGGACGCTCCCGCGTTACGATCTCAAGGCGAAACGATTCAAAGACCAGAGGGGGGCACACTAA
- a CDS encoding IclR family transcriptional regulator: MSPYNGMDKEEAFYNRSLERALQILNAFGVEHQNLSLAQIATALSLPRATVLRLCSTLVKYSFLHQDLESKRYSLGLRLFELGSLVFNSFSLRRIASHHLSELQLKLGKTIFLGVLDNDDLLYIDKKDDARNVIRFTSEVGRRRPPNWGMVGPMILAYMPEDEVERILGRRPMMVTARKSLTTKEELLAWLREIRAKGYAVDEETAMDGISGVATPIKDASGKVIAAIGVAFISSSVDSRGLKRIIKESLTTALAISEEMGYMGTM, from the coding sequence GTGAGCCCCTATAATGGCATGGATAAAGAAGAAGCCTTTTATAACAGATCGCTGGAGCGGGCCTTGCAGATACTGAATGCCTTCGGCGTCGAGCACCAGAATCTCAGCCTCGCCCAGATCGCCACTGCGCTGAGCCTTCCGAGGGCGACGGTATTGCGATTATGCTCGACCCTCGTCAAATACAGCTTCCTCCATCAGGACCTCGAATCGAAGCGATACTCCCTGGGCCTCAGGCTCTTCGAGCTGGGCAGCCTGGTCTTCAACTCTTTTTCCCTGCGGAGAATTGCGTCTCACCATTTGAGCGAGTTGCAGCTGAAGCTGGGAAAAACGATATTCCTGGGGGTTCTCGACAACGACGACCTCCTCTACATCGATAAGAAGGACGATGCGAGGAACGTGATCCGCTTCACCTCCGAAGTGGGAAGGCGCCGTCCCCCGAATTGGGGGATGGTAGGGCCCATGATTCTCGCCTACATGCCGGAGGACGAAGTCGAGCGGATCCTGGGGCGAAGGCCCATGATGGTGACGGCCAGGAAGTCCCTCACCACAAAAGAAGAGCTTCTCGCGTGGCTCAGGGAAATTCGGGCCAAGGGCTACGCAGTGGACGAGGAAACTGCCATGGACGGGATCAGCGGGGTAGCCACCCCCATCAAGGACGCCTCGGGCAAAGTCATTGCCGCCATAGGAGTAGCCTTCATTTCATCCTCCGTCGATTCCAGGGGCCTCAAGAGAATCATAAAAGAATCCCTGACAACCGCCCTCGCCATTTCCGAAGAAATGGGCTATATGGGGACAATGTAA
- a CDS encoding PAS domain S-box protein, with product MARQKDSAGKSPSGIDDGPQSEDPVKLIEDLRLHQVELQMQNQDLRRAQEVIEESRERLADLYDYAPVAYLTIDGKGIIQEANLTASALFDVPRQELIGAPFNLYVDRESQDEYFLHRSHVIKEKAKAVCEIQLKKRGSISFWGRVESIAVSPAGPDAPASVRSAIIDITERKEAEVALQESEGKYRDLVESVNSIIIQVDERGRVIFLNTFALDFFGYPLEELSEKGVVGTIIPAEAAAGHNLKDLLGYIGRSPDRYREKELENRRRNGERVWVSWTVRALHDRKGLFSGILAVGNDVSERKRLEEQLRQAQKMEAVGTLAGGIAHDFNNVLAAVMGFTEMALDDSQDNPGVAENLERVLKASKRARDLVRQILVFSRRAPYKRDPLSLTPLVKETVQLLRASIPATIEIRLTITSTSDTVFAAPVEVQQILMNIATNASLAMEKKGGEMEISLTDVFFPRGSPALDADAAPGEYLQITIRDTGVGMSQEVRKRAFEPFFTTREVGKGTGMGLAVVYGIVKELGGMINIESEPGKGTTFRVFLPKADIEAATEGEAPVAIQGGKERILFVDDEEMLVLWGKATLERLGYTVKGARGGQEALGIFLDDPAQIDLVITDQAMSKQSGADLAREMLKARKDLPIILCTGHSETITPDTAQKIGIREFLMKPLGKQELAEAVRRALDTGKKTD from the coding sequence ATGGCGCGACAAAAGGATTCAGCCGGAAAATCCCCCTCCGGGATCGATGACGGGCCTCAATCTGAAGATCCGGTAAAGCTTATCGAGGACCTGCGCCTCCATCAAGTAGAGCTTCAGATGCAGAATCAGGACCTGAGGAGGGCGCAGGAGGTCATCGAGGAGAGTCGCGAACGGCTTGCCGACCTCTATGATTATGCCCCGGTGGCATATCTTACGATCGACGGGAAAGGGATAATACAAGAGGCGAACCTGACGGCGTCGGCATTGTTTGACGTGCCGAGGCAGGAGCTCATCGGGGCGCCCTTTAACCTCTACGTCGACCGGGAGTCCCAGGACGAATACTTCCTGCACCGCTCTCACGTAATAAAAGAAAAGGCGAAGGCGGTATGCGAGATTCAGCTGAAAAAGCGCGGTTCGATCTCTTTCTGGGGGCGGGTCGAAAGTATCGCGGTGTCGCCGGCCGGGCCGGACGCCCCCGCCTCGGTCCGCTCCGCGATCATCGATATTACCGAAAGAAAAGAGGCGGAAGTGGCGCTTCAGGAGAGCGAAGGAAAGTACAGGGACCTGGTGGAGAGCGTAAACAGCATCATTATTCAGGTCGATGAAAGAGGCCGGGTGATTTTTCTCAACACGTTCGCCCTCGATTTCTTCGGATATCCATTAGAGGAGCTCTCAGAAAAAGGCGTGGTCGGCACCATAATTCCGGCAGAGGCGGCGGCCGGCCACAATCTGAAGGACCTCCTCGGTTACATCGGCCGATCCCCCGACCGGTATCGGGAGAAGGAATTGGAAAACAGGCGGCGAAACGGCGAGAGGGTCTGGGTTTCCTGGACTGTCCGGGCGCTCCATGACCGGAAGGGCCTCTTCTCCGGCATACTGGCGGTGGGAAACGATGTATCGGAAAGAAAAAGGCTGGAAGAGCAGTTGCGGCAGGCCCAGAAAATGGAGGCCGTCGGCACCCTCGCGGGCGGGATTGCCCACGATTTCAACAATGTCCTCGCCGCGGTTATGGGTTTTACCGAGATGGCCCTCGACGATTCGCAGGACAACCCCGGGGTCGCGGAAAACCTCGAGCGCGTGCTGAAGGCGTCGAAGCGGGCGAGGGACCTGGTGCGGCAGATACTCGTCTTTTCCCGTAGGGCCCCTTACAAGAGGGACCCCCTGTCCCTGACCCCCCTCGTGAAGGAGACGGTCCAGCTCCTGAGGGCCTCTATCCCCGCCACGATCGAGATCCGGCTCACCATCACCTCCACCTCCGATACGGTCTTTGCCGCGCCGGTAGAGGTGCAGCAGATCCTTATGAATATCGCCACGAACGCCTCCCTGGCGATGGAGAAGAAGGGTGGGGAAATGGAGATAAGCCTCACCGATGTCTTTTTCCCACGTGGCTCCCCTGCCCTCGACGCCGACGCGGCGCCCGGAGAGTATCTCCAGATCACCATACGCGATACAGGCGTCGGCATGAGTCAGGAAGTCAGGAAGAGGGCCTTCGAACCTTTTTTCACCACGAGGGAAGTAGGCAAGGGCACCGGCATGGGTCTCGCCGTGGTATATGGGATCGTCAAGGAGCTCGGGGGCATGATCAATATCGAAAGCGAGCCGGGCAAAGGCACCACCTTCAGGGTCTTTCTCCCGAAAGCGGATATCGAAGCAGCCACGGAGGGAGAGGCGCCTGTCGCGATTCAGGGAGGCAAGGAGCGGATCCTCTTTGTCGATGATGAGGAGATGCTCGTCCTATGGGGCAAAGCCACCCTCGAACGGCTGGGATACACGGTGAAGGGGGCAAGGGGCGGACAGGAGGCGTTGGGGATCTTCCTTGACGATCCTGCCCAAATCGACCTGGTGATCACCGATCAGGCCATGTCCAAACAATCCGGCGCGGATCTCGCCAGGGAGATGCTCAAGGCAAGAAAAGACCTGCCGATTATCCTCTGCACAGGTCACAGCGAGACGATCACCCCCGATACGGCCCAAAAGATCGGGATCAGGGAGTTCCTCATGAAGCCCCTGGGAAAGCAGGAGCTGGCGGAGGCAGTGAGAAGGGCGCTCGATACAGGCAAAAAAACAGATTAA
- a CDS encoding chemotaxis protein CheB yields the protein MPVKSHGKGEPKKGKKLAAITGKSVVAEERFPVVALGASAGGLEAFEQFFKNLRPNLRAAFVVISHLDPRHSSMLSELISRFTQMEVHEALDGVIVEPGHVYVIPPNRDMAIFHGRLLLSEQKTSPGTRMPIDSFFRSLAEDAGDRAVAVILSGTGTDGTLGVRSLQAGGGVVFVQEPSSAKFDGMPRSAIQKGLADYVLPAEEIPGQLATLFDRYLSREEETPDEANMIRKVLMIIRAKTGHDFSQYKKNTLSRRIRRRISIHNLQNIADYVRYLGDRPEEVKQLLKEMLINVTNFFRDPEAFEALTKVALPEILRDKPDDYLLRVWVAGCATGEEAYSIAMAIREHAEETGRDCKVQIFATDLDETSIAIARAGMFPANIALDVPRSLLGKFFLKEEKSYRVRKDIRDEIVFAVQDVAKDAPFTRLDLVSCRNVLIYMEPELQEKLLGLFHYSLKPGGVLLLGSSESVGARSDLFRTIDRKWKFFQAKAGAGHKALLHEAFAAAPAPAKAERAKARGIPAKFDLEATVHRALLSTFAPPAVIVDTRGNILYIHGDTAKYLTPASGRPVVDIEHMMREGLRFSMRTALMSATAHRQEAVYRNLRVRTNGESITIDLTIRPLPQDEDALFMFTFQEVREEKRRETEKGNSKEKVEADRFIELEKELVYTRESLQATAEEAQAANEELKSANEELQSSNEELQSTNEELETSREELQSVNEELTTVNAELRSKIDQLSQSESDLRNLLDGTGIATIFLDGDFNIKRFNFSATRIVNLIPSDVGRPIDDVTLKIESIRLSEKAGEVIDRLRPFEAEVEGKDNAWFLMRIMPYRTVYNVIDGVVMTFADISELKRMAAERSEFFENIVQTVREPLLALDAGLRVVMANKAFLALFHVSPEETEGRSFITLGGHEWNIPALTDLLSEVSKTGKAFENFIVEVELPVTGRRPILLNARRIKAGGTDGSPLILLAMDKPVP from the coding sequence ATGCCGGTTAAGTCGCACGGGAAGGGAGAGCCGAAAAAGGGGAAAAAGCTGGCGGCCATTACGGGAAAGTCCGTTGTCGCAGAAGAACGTTTTCCCGTCGTGGCCCTGGGCGCATCAGCCGGAGGTCTCGAGGCCTTCGAGCAGTTCTTCAAGAATCTCCGCCCGAATCTCAGGGCCGCCTTTGTCGTGATCTCCCACCTCGATCCCCGGCACTCGAGCATGCTATCGGAGCTGATCTCCCGCTTTACTCAAATGGAAGTCCATGAAGCCCTGGACGGCGTTATCGTCGAGCCGGGGCATGTTTATGTAATCCCGCCCAACAGGGATATGGCTATTTTTCACGGCCGGCTCTTGCTGAGCGAACAGAAGACCTCGCCGGGCACGAGAATGCCGATCGATTCCTTCTTCCGCTCCCTTGCGGAGGACGCGGGCGACCGGGCCGTTGCCGTCATTCTTTCCGGCACCGGAACGGACGGCACCCTCGGCGTGAGGTCCCTCCAGGCCGGCGGCGGAGTGGTGTTCGTTCAGGAGCCCTCGAGTGCCAAATTCGACGGCATGCCCCGAAGCGCCATACAAAAGGGTCTGGCCGATTATGTGCTGCCCGCCGAAGAAATTCCGGGGCAGCTCGCGACGCTCTTTGACAGGTATCTGAGCAGGGAAGAAGAGACCCCCGACGAGGCCAACATGATCCGGAAAGTGCTCATGATCATAAGGGCAAAAACCGGCCACGACTTTTCACAGTACAAGAAGAATACCCTGAGCCGCCGCATCAGGAGGAGGATAAGCATCCATAATCTGCAAAATATCGCCGATTATGTCCGGTACCTGGGGGACCGTCCGGAAGAGGTGAAGCAGCTGCTCAAGGAGATGCTCATTAATGTCACCAATTTTTTTCGGGATCCCGAAGCCTTCGAGGCGCTTACGAAGGTCGCCCTGCCGGAGATTCTGCGCGACAAGCCTGATGACTACCTGTTGAGGGTGTGGGTGGCAGGGTGCGCCACCGGCGAAGAGGCTTATTCGATTGCCATGGCCATCCGGGAACATGCCGAGGAGACAGGGCGGGATTGCAAGGTCCAGATATTCGCTACCGATCTCGACGAAACATCGATCGCGATTGCGCGGGCCGGCATGTTCCCGGCAAACATCGCCCTCGACGTACCTCGGTCCCTGCTCGGGAAATTCTTCCTCAAGGAAGAGAAAAGCTACCGGGTAAGAAAAGACATCAGGGATGAGATCGTCTTTGCGGTACAGGACGTGGCGAAGGACGCGCCCTTCACCAGGCTTGACCTTGTCTCCTGCCGTAATGTCCTTATCTATATGGAACCCGAGCTCCAGGAGAAGCTCCTTGGCCTGTTTCATTACAGCCTCAAGCCGGGGGGCGTCCTTTTGCTCGGCTCCTCCGAAAGCGTGGGCGCCCGGTCCGACCTGTTCAGGACAATCGACCGTAAATGGAAGTTTTTTCAGGCCAAGGCAGGCGCGGGGCATAAGGCCTTACTTCACGAAGCCTTCGCAGCCGCGCCCGCGCCCGCGAAGGCCGAGCGTGCGAAGGCCCGGGGAATCCCCGCAAAATTCGATCTCGAGGCAACCGTTCACCGCGCGCTCCTCTCGACTTTCGCCCCTCCCGCGGTGATAGTCGACACGAGGGGTAATATTCTCTATATCCATGGTGATACGGCAAAATATCTGACTCCCGCCTCAGGCCGCCCTGTGGTCGACATCGAGCATATGATGAGGGAAGGACTTCGATTTTCCATGAGAACGGCCCTCATGTCCGCCACGGCGCACCGGCAGGAGGCGGTCTACCGGAACCTCCGGGTCAGGACAAACGGAGAATCAATAACAATCGACCTTACTATCAGACCTTTGCCGCAGGACGAGGACGCACTCTTTATGTTCACTTTTCAGGAGGTCCGGGAAGAGAAGAGAAGGGAGACGGAAAAGGGGAATTCAAAGGAGAAGGTCGAGGCCGATCGTTTTATCGAGCTTGAGAAGGAGCTGGTCTATACGAGGGAAAGCCTGCAGGCAACCGCCGAGGAGGCGCAGGCGGCGAATGAAGAGCTGAAGTCGGCAAACGAGGAGCTCCAGTCCAGCAACGAGGAGCTTCAATCGACAAACGAGGAGCTCGAGACTTCCCGAGAAGAGCTGCAGTCGGTGAACGAGGAGCTGACCACGGTCAATGCCGAGCTCAGGTCGAAGATCGACCAGCTTTCCCAGAGTGAGAGCGACCTGAGGAATCTCCTCGACGGCACCGGGATTGCAACCATATTCCTGGACGGGGATTTCAATATCAAGCGGTTCAATTTCTCGGCCACGAGGATTGTGAACCTCATCCCTTCCGATGTGGGCCGCCCCATCGATGACGTCACACTAAAGATCGAATCAATCAGACTTTCAGAAAAGGCCGGGGAAGTAATAGACAGACTCAGGCCTTTTGAAGCGGAAGTGGAAGGGAAAGACAATGCGTGGTTCCTCATGCGGATCATGCCCTACAGGACCGTGTACAATGTCATCGACGGGGTCGTCATGACCTTTGCCGACATAAGTGAATTAAAGCGCATGGCGGCGGAGCGGAGCGAGTTCTTCGAGAACATCGTGCAGACGGTACGCGAGCCCCTTCTTGCCCTCGATGCCGGTCTCAGGGTGGTGATGGCGAACAAGGCATTCCTCGCCCTGTTCCACGTGAGTCCCGAAGAGACGGAAGGAAGGAGCTTTATCACCCTCGGGGGCCATGAGTGGAATATCCCCGCCCTCACCGATCTTTTATCCGAAGTTTCAAAAACCGGCAAGGCTTTTGAAAATTTTATAGTCGAGGTGGAATTGCCCGTAACCGGACGTCGCCCCATCCTTCTCAATGCCCGTAGAATAAAAGCGGGCGGCACTGACGGCAGCCCCCTCATTCTCCTCGCAATGGATAAGCCGGTACCATGA
- a CDS encoding response regulator: MLHSLHNQKERKVLFVDDDEILVEMNICRLESMGCNVIASTDSLEALEIFQASPNGFDLIITDQRMPNMTGIELAKKIKRIRPDIPIILLTGLDDAEAMDKGLQAGISACAPKVICEQDMAELVDEVLTNRAIKINAWAYLN, from the coding sequence ATGCTACATTCACTCCATAACCAAAAGGAACGAAAGGTACTTTTTGTCGATGACGATGAGATCCTCGTGGAAATGAATATCTGTCGCCTGGAGAGCATGGGCTGCAATGTGATCGCTTCAACGGACAGCCTCGAAGCCCTGGAGATTTTCCAGGCCTCCCCCAATGGCTTCGATCTCATTATTACGGATCAGCGTATGCCGAACATGACGGGTATCGAGCTTGCAAAAAAGATCAAGCGGATCAGGCCTGATATCCCTATCATTCTTCTTACGGGTCTCGATGACGCCGAGGCCATGGACAAGGGGCTCCAGGCAGGCATCTCGGCCTGTGCCCCCAAGGTAATCTGCGAACAGGACATGGCGGAGCTTGTCGACGAGGTCCTGACGAATCGCGCGATAAAGATTAACGCATGGGCCTACCTGAATTAA
- a CDS encoding sigma-70 family RNA polymerase sigma factor yields the protein MKINSTIEVKHPADDMEKDFLSAEEITDFLPSNIFYSGEVSEFDPLSTVEVNIIDEIEVKTGSREEEHADWGDADRLPSETTDNIIWAYLKDIGHVSRLTPDEDVRIAKKIEEGERAAKGIMFGLPQAMDELLEIGRQLKEGEVQIGDVINIDDMGSGEKDEEKHKNQTLSAIRMLKKLEGKKEELKARLQETNGPGRKELAQDLKRMERRVEEILLDLKFNKKILVEIVKKIGRQSKLLEGTEAAMVREKLIELGKIDEGLKIVKNRLVQANLRLVINIAKKYMNRGLSFLDIIQEGNMGLMKAAEKYDYKRGYKFSTYSTWWIRQSITRAIADHARTIRVPVHVLESINKINKVTIILFQELGRKPSLEEIAVKAAFPLEKVRKIMKASGGAVSMETPIGDDESTLSDFIADPKASSPLTECVAVSLREEIGKVLSTLTSREEKIIRMRLGIGEKSDYTLEEVGDVFGLTRERIRQIEAKALKKLQHPSRRKALKGFQEQDG from the coding sequence ATGAAAATAAACAGTACCATTGAAGTAAAGCACCCGGCAGACGACATGGAGAAAGACTTTCTCTCGGCTGAGGAGATTACCGATTTCCTCCCCTCCAACATATTTTATTCAGGAGAGGTGAGTGAGTTCGACCCCTTATCTACTGTCGAGGTCAACATAATCGACGAGATTGAGGTAAAAACCGGTTCCCGCGAGGAAGAGCACGCCGACTGGGGAGATGCAGATCGCCTGCCCTCTGAGACCACCGATAATATCATATGGGCCTATTTAAAAGATATCGGGCACGTGTCGCGCCTTACCCCCGATGAGGACGTCCGTATCGCGAAAAAGATAGAAGAAGGCGAAAGGGCTGCTAAGGGTATCATGTTCGGATTGCCCCAGGCGATGGACGAGCTCCTGGAAATAGGCCGGCAGTTGAAGGAAGGGGAGGTCCAGATAGGGGACGTTATCAATATCGATGACATGGGCTCCGGTGAAAAAGATGAGGAAAAACATAAGAACCAGACCTTATCCGCGATCAGGATGCTGAAAAAGCTGGAAGGCAAGAAAGAAGAATTAAAGGCAAGACTGCAGGAGACGAACGGACCGGGCAGGAAAGAGCTCGCCCAGGATCTCAAAAGAATGGAGCGTAGAGTGGAAGAAATTCTGCTCGATCTCAAGTTCAACAAGAAGATCCTCGTAGAGATCGTGAAGAAGATAGGCCGCCAGTCGAAGCTGTTGGAAGGGACCGAGGCTGCCATGGTACGAGAAAAATTAATCGAGCTCGGCAAGATCGACGAGGGGCTCAAAATCGTGAAGAACAGGCTCGTTCAGGCGAACCTGAGGCTCGTGATCAACATCGCGAAAAAATATATGAACAGGGGCCTTTCCTTTCTCGACATCATTCAGGAAGGCAACATGGGTCTCATGAAGGCCGCGGAAAAATACGACTATAAGAGGGGCTACAAGTTTTCCACCTATTCGACATGGTGGATCAGGCAGTCCATCACGCGGGCAATCGCAGACCACGCGCGCACCATCAGGGTGCCTGTTCATGTGCTCGAGAGCATAAATAAGATCAATAAGGTGACGATCATCCTCTTTCAGGAGCTGGGAAGAAAGCCGAGCCTCGAGGAGATCGCGGTCAAAGCGGCCTTTCCTCTGGAAAAGGTGAGAAAAATCATGAAGGCATCCGGCGGGGCCGTCTCGATGGAGACCCCGATCGGTGACGACGAGTCGACCTTGAGCGATTTTATCGCGGACCCGAAGGCCTCTTCGCCTCTTACCGAGTGTGTGGCCGTTTCTCTCAGGGAAGAGATAGGCAAGGTATTGTCTACCCTTACTTCGAGGGAGGAGAAGATCATCAGGATGAGGCTCGGCATCGGGGAGAAAAGCGATTACACCCTGGAAGAGGTGGGCGACGTGTTCGGCCTCACCCGCGAGCGCATCCGTCAGATCGAGGCAAAAGCCTTGAAAAAGCTTCAACATCCTTCAAGGCGAAAGGCACTGAAGGGATTTCAGGAACAAGACGGCTAA
- the phoU gene encoding phosphate signaling complex protein PhoU translates to MEGHIYKAFDLELKELKEKLLYEGGLVERAIRDAIKSLLERYSELAQKVIEDDEVINGIEVEIDEFCLKLLALRQPAARDLRLITTAIKINYDLERIGDMAVNICERVLELNLEPQLKPYIDLPTMAETVQLMVKESLDAFVREDVELARKVKEQDSLVDQLLEQMFRELLTYMMQDLKTISRATRLLFISKYLERMADHAVNIAELVIFMVEGKIIRHVKDNPGE, encoded by the coding sequence GTGGAAGGACACATCTACAAAGCCTTTGACCTGGAACTGAAGGAGCTTAAAGAAAAGCTGCTCTATGAGGGAGGGCTTGTAGAGAGGGCCATCAGGGACGCCATCAAATCCCTTCTCGAGCGGTACTCCGAGCTCGCCCAGAAGGTGATCGAAGATGACGAGGTCATCAACGGGATCGAAGTTGAAATAGACGAGTTTTGCCTGAAGCTCCTCGCCCTGCGCCAGCCGGCAGCGAGAGACTTAAGGCTTATCACGACTGCCATCAAGATCAATTACGACCTCGAGCGGATAGGCGACATGGCGGTCAATATCTGTGAAAGGGTCCTGGAGCTCAACCTGGAGCCCCAGTTGAAGCCCTACATCGATTTACCCACCATGGCCGAAACAGTGCAGCTCATGGTCAAGGAGAGCCTCGACGCCTTTGTCCGGGAAGACGTGGAACTGGCGAGAAAGGTGAAAGAACAGGATTCCCTGGTAGACCAACTCCTCGAGCAGATGTTCCGGGAGCTCCTCACCTACATGATGCAGGATTTGAAAACGATCTCCAGGGCTACGAGGCTCCTTTTCATCTCCAAGTACCTGGAAAGAATGGCCGATCATGCAGTAAACATCGCCGAACTGGTGATTTTCATGGTGGAGGGGAAGATCATCCGCCACGTGAAGGACAATCCCGGGGAATAG
- a CDS encoding phosphate ABC transporter substrate-binding protein, with product MGKIIGILLSIAMAISLSSCSVPGKEGQKNGKKSTITVAGSTSVMPFTEKLAEHFMVDRPEYVVDVQGGGSTAGVQACMNRTVDIGMSSRPLKEDEMTLTQTIICYDGISVVVHADNPVSGLSLIQVADIFAGKITNWKQLGGKDRKIDAITREEGSGTRGSFEELVMQGREIDDGIMVQDSNGSVKEIVATDPYAVGYISMGLVDKRVKALAIDGVVPTVKAIKSKTYKIVRPFLYLTKGEPRPSVKAFLEYVLKDGQRVLIKEGLIGVHD from the coding sequence ATGGGGAAGATTATCGGCATTTTGCTCTCCATTGCCATGGCAATATCCCTTTCATCCTGCTCCGTCCCGGGAAAGGAAGGGCAGAAGAACGGCAAGAAGAGCACGATCACCGTGGCAGGCTCCACTTCCGTCATGCCTTTCACCGAAAAACTGGCTGAGCATTTTATGGTCGACCGTCCCGAATATGTGGTCGACGTCCAGGGCGGCGGCTCCACCGCGGGCGTCCAGGCATGTATGAACAGGACCGTGGACATCGGCATGTCGTCGAGGCCCCTTAAGGAAGACGAGATGACCCTCACCCAGACCATCATCTGCTACGACGGGATTTCCGTGGTCGTCCATGCCGACAACCCCGTGAGCGGCCTCTCCCTCATCCAGGTGGCCGACATTTTTGCGGGAAAGATCACGAACTGGAAACAGCTCGGGGGTAAGGACAGGAAGATCGACGCCATCACGAGGGAAGAGGGCTCCGGAACGAGGGGCTCCTTCGAGGAGCTTGTCATGCAGGGCCGGGAGATCGATGACGGGATCATGGTCCAGGATTCGAACGGCTCCGTGAAGGAGATCGTGGCAACCGATCCCTATGCAGTGGGATATATCTCGATGGGGCTTGTGGACAAGAGGGTAAAAGCCCTGGCAATAGACGGGGTGGTGCCCACGGTGAAGGCAATAAAATCGAAAACATATAAAATCGTGCGACCCTTCCTTTACCTGACGAAAGGAGAGCCCCGGCCGAGCGTGAAGGCATTCCTCGAATATGTCCTGAAGGACGGGCAGCGGGTGCTCATAAAAGAGGGGCTCATAGGAGTACATGACTAA